In Rhodococcus sp. NBC_00297, the following are encoded in one genomic region:
- a CDS encoding flavin reductase family protein produces MTASATTRTALDPSRLRRALGRVPTSVAVVTGVVEGEPVGMTVGSLTSVSSDPPIIGFFAAAQSYTFAQLRQASDLCVSVLSEAQGDVCYGFASRTGAKFDCGEWDTESGPAPRLVSASAWIECTPSMIFDAGDHVGMLAAVTDVEYTDHRPLVFYRGKLARLHPSVTHHPATSRLDWWSL; encoded by the coding sequence ATGACAGCTTCCGCCACCACCCGAACTGCACTGGACCCGTCACGGCTGCGGCGCGCACTGGGCCGCGTACCGACCTCGGTGGCAGTGGTGACCGGGGTCGTCGAGGGTGAACCAGTCGGAATGACCGTCGGGTCACTGACGTCGGTATCGTCGGATCCGCCCATCATCGGATTCTTCGCCGCCGCCCAGTCGTACACCTTCGCCCAGCTCCGACAGGCCTCCGACCTGTGCGTCAGCGTGCTCTCCGAAGCGCAGGGCGACGTCTGCTACGGGTTCGCCTCCCGAACCGGCGCCAAGTTCGACTGCGGTGAGTGGGACACCGAATCCGGCCCCGCCCCGCGCCTGGTGTCGGCGAGCGCGTGGATCGAGTGCACGCCGAGCATGATCTTCGACGCGGGCGATCACGTGGGAATGCTCGCCGCAGTCACCGACGTCGAGTACACCGATCACCGCCCCCTGGTGTTCTACCGCGGCAAGCTCGCCCGGTTGCACCCGAGCGTGACCCACCACCCTGCGACGTCGCGGCTCGACTGGTGGTCGCTGTGA
- a CDS encoding nuclear transport factor 2 family protein, with protein MSALRPADVRHEVDNLLGRYAELADARDADAVAELLARADVHFAGTTITGRDAIGRHYGHLFETAPISRHLITNVIVDAQQDRADFRCRYSRWQIDPTAQLLAIGDYAGTCRTGESSYFLASFTVTRSWQAES; from the coding sequence GTGAGCGCACTGCGACCCGCCGATGTGCGCCACGAGGTCGACAACCTCCTGGGCCGGTACGCCGAGCTTGCCGACGCACGTGACGCGGACGCGGTGGCGGAATTACTGGCGAGGGCCGACGTGCACTTCGCCGGTACGACCATCACCGGCCGCGACGCGATCGGCCGACACTACGGCCACCTGTTCGAGACCGCACCGATCAGTCGACACCTGATCACCAACGTCATCGTCGACGCACAGCAAGACCGCGCCGACTTCCGGTGCCGATACAGCCGATGGCAGATCGATCCCACAGCGCAGCTTCTCGCCATCGGCGACTACGCCGGCACCTGCCGCACCGGTGAATCCAGCTACTTCCTTGCCTCATTCACAGTCACACGATCCTGGCAGGCCGAGTCGTGA